The genomic interval AACCGCGATCAGACACAGCGCCAGAGTCAGGAAAAGGCTACGAAGGAGCATCGCTCATCCTTTCACTTTGCAGGGATTTCCATTAGTTTCCCAAAGGCGTGTGCGAGGCGAGTGCTGATCTTTCTCAACCGTGATTCCCGGCAGTTGCCGGTTACCGCCTCGCATTGGCCGACCCCGGGACTTGCGTGGTCGGAACATCCTCGTACCGAAGCAGGGAGAGTGAACGGCGTGACCCCGCGAGTCCCCAACGGTGATTTTTCGACGCTTGCTGATCGACTTCAAAACACGCCGCTTTGGTCGGCGCTGGCTGACGAGGAGCGCGAGCGCATTCTGCTTGGTGCCCGCATGGTGACGGCCCACAAGAGCGAGGTTCTGATCGAGGAGGGCGAACTGGCGCAGGCGCTTTTCATTGTCGTCGGCGGTGCGCTGCGCCTGACACGTATCAACGGCCGCGGGCACCGCATTATCGCGGGGTTCCTGTTTCGCGGCGATCTTGTGGGGGCCTGCATCGCGGATCGCTATCCGTTCTCGGTCGAAGCTATCGACGAGGTCGTGCTGTGCCGCTTCGAGCGCCGGCATATCCGCGAGATGAACCGGGAAAATCACGGGCTCGAATGGCGCATGATCACTGCAGCGTCGAATGAGTTTCTGCAGTGTCAGACGCATCTCGACATCGTGATGGGCGGATCGGTCGAGGCCAAGCTCGCCCGCTTCCTGCTCCATATCGGCGGGCGTATCGGCGAGCCGGTCTCCGACGGCACGCACATTCAGCTGCCCATGAGCCGGGAAGACATTGCCCATTACCTTGGCCACAGCCTCGAAACCGTTAGCCGCGCTTTCACCAAGCTGCGCGAACACGGCGCCATTGCCACACCGCACCGGACGCAACTCGTCATTACGGATAACTCCCGCCTTGCGGAGATCGCCGAAACGGACGGCTAGTCGGCACCTGCGGGGCTCCGATCACGGTTTTTCCACGAGCGACCCGGTGGCCGGATCGATCGCCAGATAGGGCAGGCCAGCGTTCTTCCAGGCGCCGAAGCCGCCCTCCATGTGAGCAACCCGAGACAGGCCGGCCGCGGCCGCCTTCTCCGCCGTCTTGTGCGAGCGCATGCCCGAGCCGCAATGGAAGACGACGCGCTTGCCTTCCTGCGAAGGGAGCTTGGCAGGGTCGAAGCTCGACATCGGAAACAGCATTGCGCCCTGGATATGCTCGAACGCATACTCGTTCGGCGTGCGGACGTCGATCACCACGATCTCGTTGCGATCGAACATCTCCTTGACTTCCTGGGGCGTAAAGACGTCCAGAGTTACGCCGTTCAGGTCTTCCGTCGTACCCATTGTTCCCCTCTTCTGATCCTTGGACCTGTCGCATTAACGCACGCGAATCTGTGCTCGTTCCTCGCCGTCTGGGTCAGTCACATGGACTGCGCAGGCAATGCATGGGTCAAAGCTGTGAACAGTTCGCTGGATTTCGAGCGGCTGTTCGGGATCGTGGAGCGTGTGGGCATCCATGAGCGCGGCCTCATAAGGGCCGATGCCCCCCTCCGCGTCTCGCGGGCCGGCGTTCCAGGTGCTCGGAACAACCGCCTGATAATTGTCGATCACCCCGTCCTTAATGACGATCCAATGCCCAAGCGCGCCGCGCGGCGCTTCCATGAAGCCGACACCGCGCGCGACGGAGGGCCAGGTGGAGGGGTCCCATTTCGCAGTATTGTGCACCTGGTTGTCGCCGCCCTTGATGTTGGCGATCAGGTTGTCGAGCCAGATTTCCATCTGGTCGGCGAACACCTTCGATTCGATCGTGCGCGCCGCCGTGCGGCCCATTGTCGAGAAGATCGCCTCCAGCGGGAGGTCGAGCTGCTGCAGCGCGCTGTCCGCCAGGTTCTTCGTTGCTTCGTGGCCCGTGGCGTAGAGCATGGCGAGGCGGGCCAGCGGGCCGACCTCCATCGGTTTGCCGCGCCAGCGCGGCGACTTCAGCCAGGAGTAGCTCTCCTCGACATTGAGTTGCTTGTAGGGCGGCTGCGGGCCGGTGTAGCTCAGGTTTGTCTCGCCGTCATACGGGTGCAGACCGACATCTTTGCCGCCCTCGTAGTCGTACCAGGCGCGCGCGACGAACTCCTGCACCTGCTCCTGGTCGTTGAGGTCGACCGGCTCGATCGTGCTCAGGTCGCGGTTAAGGATCGCGCCTGCGGGAATGAACCAGCTTTCCGGGTCATCCATGCCTTGCTCGGGGAAGTCGCCAACGGTCAGGAAATTGCCGACGCCTTCGCCGCGGCGGAACCAGTCCTTGTAGAAGCTGGCGATCGCGATCGTGTCGGGCAGGTAGACCTGCTCGATGAAGGCTTGCATAGATCGGATGATGCGGCGCACTTCCTCCAGTGTGACGATGTTGACGCCAGTGGAGGCTGTCCCGTCCGTGCCGGGGCCGGCGCTGACAGGGCTGGGCGCGCCGCCGACGAGGAAGTTCGGGTGCGGGTTCTTGCCGCCGAAGATCGCGTGCAGCCGCACGACGTCGCGCTGCCAGTCCAGCGCCTCCAGATAGTGCGCCAGCGCCATCAGGTTGGCTTCGGGCGGCAGCTTGTATTCCGGGTGGCCCCAGAAGCCGTTGGCGAAGATGCCGAGCTGCCCGCTCTCGACGAACTCCTGCACCTTCTTCTGGACCTGACGGAAGTAGCCCGGGCTGGAATTCGGGTGGCTGGAGAGCGACTGCTGTAGCTCGGAGGTTGCCTTCGGGTCGGCCTTGAGCGCGGAGACGACGTCCACCCAATCGAGCGCGTGCAGGTGGTAGAAGTGCATCACATGGTCATGCACGTGCTGCGCCGCGATCATCAGGTTGCGGATGAGCTGCGCGTTGGCCGGGATCGTATAGTCCAGCGCATCCTCCACCGCGCGGACCGAGGCAATACCGTGCACTAGCGTGCACACCCCGCAGATGCGCTGGGCGAAGGCCCACGCCTCGCGCGGGTCACGGCCTTTCAGGATGATCTCGATTCCGCGGACCATCGTGCCCGAGCTGTAGGCCTGGGTGATGGCGCCCGCGTTGTCGGTCTCCGCCT from Dichotomicrobium thermohalophilum carries:
- a CDS encoding nickel-dependent hydrogenase large subunit, with protein sequence MAERVVVDPITRIEGHLRIEAETDNAGAITQAYSSGTMVRGIEIILKGRDPREAWAFAQRICGVCTLVHGIASVRAVEDALDYTIPANAQLIRNLMIAAQHVHDHVMHFYHLHALDWVDVVSALKADPKATSELQQSLSSHPNSSPGYFRQVQKKVQEFVESGQLGIFANGFWGHPEYKLPPEANLMALAHYLEALDWQRDVVRLHAIFGGKNPHPNFLVGGAPSPVSAGPGTDGTASTGVNIVTLEEVRRIIRSMQAFIEQVYLPDTIAIASFYKDWFRRGEGVGNFLTVGDFPEQGMDDPESWFIPAGAILNRDLSTIEPVDLNDQEQVQEFVARAWYDYEGGKDVGLHPYDGETNLSYTGPQPPYKQLNVEESYSWLKSPRWRGKPMEVGPLARLAMLYATGHEATKNLADSALQQLDLPLEAIFSTMGRTAARTIESKVFADQMEIWLDNLIANIKGGDNQVHNTAKWDPSTWPSVARGVGFMEAPRGALGHWIVIKDGVIDNYQAVVPSTWNAGPRDAEGGIGPYEAALMDAHTLHDPEQPLEIQRTVHSFDPCIACAVHVTDPDGEERAQIRVR
- a CDS encoding Crp/Fnr family transcriptional regulator is translated as MTPRVPNGDFSTLADRLQNTPLWSALADEERERILLGARMVTAHKSEVLIEEGELAQALFIVVGGALRLTRINGRGHRIIAGFLFRGDLVGACIADRYPFSVEAIDEVVLCRFERRHIREMNRENHGLEWRMITAASNEFLQCQTHLDIVMGGSVEAKLARFLLHIGGRIGEPVSDGTHIQLPMSREDIAHYLGHSLETVSRAFTKLREHGAIATPHRTQLVITDNSRLAEIAETDG
- a CDS encoding rhodanese-like domain-containing protein gives rise to the protein MGTTEDLNGVTLDVFTPQEVKEMFDRNEIVVIDVRTPNEYAFEHIQGAMLFPMSSFDPAKLPSQEGKRVVFHCGSGMRSHKTAEKAAAAGLSRVAHMEGGFGAWKNAGLPYLAIDPATGSLVEKP